GCGGTCGCCAGTTTTCAGTTTATGCCAGCTTTAAACGCCATGAGAGGTTGCACTCGGGGGAAAAGCCGTTCGCGTGTAAAATATGTGAAAAGACGTTTGCGGATAACGGCTACTTAAGGCTACATATGCGGACACATACAGCTGACAGACCTTACACATGCAATTTATGCGATAAACAATTTAAGGAGCCTGGTGCGTTGAAAAAGCATATCCTAGTGCACACGGGAGAAAAATTAACGTGTAAAATTTGTAACAAGCAAATATCAAGGAATTTAACAAAGCACATGCGTGTGCATTCGGGCGAACGACCGTATAGTTGTAATATGTGCGATAAACAATTTGCGGCGAGTGGGAGTTTGAAGCTTCACATGAGAACGCATACTGGGGAGAAGCCGTAtcagtgtgaaatgtgcaataaACAGTTTAGTCAGAGCGGGACGCTCAAAAGACATAGATGCACAGTTTTGGAGAAAGTGGGAGATGATAATGTGTAGTGTTAGAACATACTGGGCTaactatattttgtaaaatgagTGATAATATAGCATGAGTCTTATGACTTTTTATTGACAGATAAAATTGTGTAACTTATTACGTATGAATAAATTTGTTTCGTGATATATTTTGGTGTTTCCTTTTTGAGCTTTTAAGTGAGATATTTTTCTGTGCAGCATcctgagtgcgagtttttacacCGTTCGAATATGACGAGTaaactgctggacatagggtTCTTTACGGAGCTCCAGAACAATATCTCTTCGCCTTTTTATACACGGGAGTTGTGGCTGCGCTGTGACGCCACAACGCTGTGCCGCAAcgcaatgtttttttaacgcAGTGAAGtttatatgtttatttagAATACCAACAGCGTAACAATGAAGTCACATGAGTGCTACGTCGGCGTTGCGTTGCCTGGTTATCAACAAAACCCACATCGCCGCTCCGTCGCAGATCCCTTCCCCACCTCGTCTCCTTCCTATCCTTGCGCGTTTAATGTGGCATGTAGTTCGGAGAATTAtatctgtcgcaggcatctggtttaatctcctgtttgattgaaccgctagcccgttcattggatgacgctgcttagttgtatgactaggccgaacgttgattgcacaagcgtcacaaaacgtccaactagttagctgacttaaaatcagtcaggtggtgaacaaaacaaatatggcgtctaacagctaacagctgacacaaaaagcacctatattgtttgttttttgcaaataaattagctttaaagtgcgttatttgtgttaaaatagtgtgcaacatggatttacctatttttacgccgcgggcgggtagtttcaaagaaaaaaatgtggcgaaactggataattatgaacagcaatatgaaggtacgtttattgttattgtttagttaatttgtgagataagagctttgtaacatagtctttttgttcactcttgtctggtcatgttcaccctaaccagacattacaaagatgctatactatatcccattcaacgacttcgctgaatgacgttcagtcaagacgtcgaacgttacaatcaacgacttgacgagttgtcctttagtcatacaactgaatagcgccatccaatgaacgggctagtggttcaatcaaacaggagattaaaccagatgcctgcgacatatctaTAACGACGGAGCGTCAACGCTGTCAAAGTTGCGTCGTCACTgtcatatattataatgtttatgtCCGTTCTTTTGAGATGACGACGAGATGCAACTTACCAATGGGGCCTTACTCATACGCAAGTTGCGTAACTGAACACACATAACGCCATTGTGGCATCACAAAGTAAGTGAAGCAAcgttcaaaaacaaaaaaatcacaGAAGACAATAATGAAACACATCTAAAATATCACGTATCATTTATTATCACTTACTCACTATTTGTACCTACAAATTATCTACAGAAACAGCTAAGAAGTAGTTCTATTATAAATGAcatgattattaatttaacatgatttattttagatttttgtgcCTTTTAATATTTGGTGCGTCGAAACACTTGTAACATGCcatataaaaacaactaaaatacCGTTAATAATGGTTGGAAACTAGGATTTTGATATGTATTtaattcaataatttattgctCAAATATAAGATATGTGttcaaaaggtggacttaatgctaagagcagtttctaccagccaacctaaaAAGTATTCAGGTGTATCACTATAGAACAGTGACAAGATAACTATACTTTTACCATTCCGCGTCTTTCGCTAAACCTAACAAGAGTTAGGCATTATATTTAGACTTATTGCGTAGATAAATATTGCTTACTAATATTGCCATGGTGAGAACAATTTGTAACAAATGGTGATTAAAATTTGCTCCAACAATAACATGATAGAATAAGCCCCGTAAAAGACTATTTCGCTTGACACTGATAATTCACCGAATGCACTTATTCAGGGTGTAAATTGCATATTACTTCGACAAAACTTCAGGCACTATAGCACTTTACGGGGCTTATAACATTCATTTTTACAAACACTACACATTGTCATCTTCAACCTTATCCAGACGTGAGCATCTGTGCCTCTTCAGCGTCCCGCTCTGACTGAACTGTGTATGACACAGTTCACACTCATACGGCTTCTCCCCAGTATGCGTTCTCATGTGAGTCCTCAAGTTGCCACTCACCGCAAACTGTTTATCGCACATATTACAACTGTATGGTCTCTCACCCGAATGTACACGCATATGTTTGGTTAGATCTCTTgatatttgtttgttacaAATTTTACATGTAACTTTTTCTCCCGTGTGCACTTGCGTATGCTTTTTCAACTGCCCCGACTCCCTAAATTGTCTATTGCAAACATCGCATGTGTATGGCTTTTCACCTGTATGCGTCCGCATATGTATCCGTAAGTAGCCCTTATCCGAAAACGtctttttacatattttacacgCAAACGGCTTTTCCCCCGTGTGCGATCTCTCGTGAAGTTTGAAGCTGGCGAACTGTGCGAACTGACGACCGCACATAGCGCACGCGTATGGTTTTTCGCCTGTGTGTACACGCATGTGCACTCTCAACGTTGTCTGCGCCGCAAACGGTTTCTTACACACATCGCAAGAAAAAGGTTTCTCTCCTGTATGCGTTCTTTGATGTATCGATAAGTATCCTTTACTAGAAAACTTCTTTTTACAAATAGTACAAGCGTGCGGCTTAATACCACTGTGAATGATAAATATGTGGCGCCTTAAATGAGCGCTCTGCGGATATCCGCGCCCGCAGATATCGCACACGTACGGCCTTTCACCCGTGTGAGTGCGTTCATGCGATTTCAACGTCTGGCTGTGTCCAAAACTCTTATTGCAAATTTCGCACGAGTACTTTTTCACCTTCGTATGCACGAGCATGTGTTCGTTTAATCCATGTTTTCTCTTAAAGTCTTTTCCGCAGATTTCACACTTGAATTCGGTTTTTTTGAAGTGTGCGTTTAAATGGTTCTTTAGTACGGTGGCTGCGTCGAATACATCGGTACATAAAGTGCAGGGGAACGTGTTGCCATCGGCGTGGCTTTTCGCTATGTGTCTTGTCAATATTTTGCTAGTTGCGAATTTATTCTCGCAGATATAACACTTGTACGTTGGTCCTTGGGTATGTTTCTTCTTGTGGCTTTCTAAGGCAGTTTGGTACTTGAATTGTTTCGGGCAGAGATCACACGAAAACTTTGTCGGTTTCGAAGATTGATGCGTGGTGAGTGGTTCGtctgaaaaataataagaaaagaTTTAGTCGTAGTTTACgtacataaaatacaaacagTACAATGATGACGATTTAGAATCCGACACATATTCTAGTAGAGTAGTCTGGTACAGATTGCTAAAGCAATAAATCcacctttttgtactgtttttttttctgtttaggtGTAAATAAAGAGATTTGTAGTATTGTATTCTaattagagctgtcaaaatcattaattctttgtttaaatttcGAATCTATGTGTaaatcatttttttcaatggcaaaatgtacctacagtgcgacaaacttatctgatCCGGTGAGCgcaaactaaattgatccatatctcattatttactgaagaattatatattgatatagattagatgggtttattgaaaccacaagagcgaattaccactactggcaaacttaaatcTTATAGactgaagaaatattacacatttacgtgagctgtcaccggaacagataagtttgtggcactgtacctaTAGTTTGACAGtgctatttttttttgccttcagaatcgacatcattatgTACGTAAACAATAAGTACATTTAGATTGCAAATTTTCAAATAGCCCACAATTTGCATTATTCCAAAATTACGTACATGACCGTATTCTTTCTTtacaaatttgaaaaaaaaaaaaaatattattttttgccgGCTTCATCAATGGGTATGAACGTCCAGTGATGAAAATGgcttgatgatgatgatgtattcTGAGGATATCACTAGGTATTCTTACCATCACTAAGGCTGTCTTCTCCATCGTTTTCGTTCGTCTTTTCTCTCTCTCTGCAAGTGTTCTCTCTCTCAGCAGAAGTCTCTCCCTGGGCCGGCAGCCTTTCAAAGAATACCTCCACTCGTATAGGTTTTTCATCATCtgagaattaataaataaatattcacataaacgtaagtacatattttgaGCCTGACAAGGCTGACTTTGGAAGAGAAACAAGTCAACAtcaaaataagtttattaggGCAGCAATACCTAGCATTTTAATAACTCTTTACTGATCCAACTAAATGACTACGCTCCATGaagaaacatatttttaaatttcacaGCAGTTTTGTATGATAGAAATTATATTTGCAACCAAAGGTATATTTCttcaattaagtacctataagagGGCAGTTTGATCAGTAAATGATGTCGTAAAaatgtaggttggctggtagaaaatgctcttagcattaagcccaccttttgtgcatttattatatatttgtgcaataaagaattaaataaataaataaaaaaattcatACCTTCATCGGTGAATTTATGATCCAAATCTCCATTGTCACAGTCCTCATCAGCAAAAATCTCTTGTTTAACATCTGTAATGGATATACTATTTAATTAGAATGAACACAACCAATCTAGTTACACATAGCACTTTCATAGCAAAAATgtgattaaaaatatgtatttttggttgattaaaatgtaattaataatttgatTATGCTTCTTAGCATGTTGGAGTCACAAACAGCATCTTGACTAGGTTTTATCGTTTAAACTGACCATAAGAAGGCTCTATGCAGCAGGTGTTTAGAAACAAACATTTCACTTTTTTTTGCAACCTTTCATAACACCTactttttattacaaactGATAAATCTcttaaaattagaatattttttatttgatatttgTCTCAGGCCACAAAGACACCTCTTATGGTCAGTCCTACCAGTTTAGTACCAAGGTGAAAGGTGTGGTCAGTCAGACGTGACAGTGATAGAGAGTTACCAGACAGTATGTCACTCGAAGGGGTTTCTTGCATTCATCCATCATTTTACATAAACTATATAGAAAAACCTTTACCATTGGCTAAGAATTCAGCTTTCAGTTTCAGCTTGTTCCCATACAACTCAAGGAACTTGTTCTCGCATGTCAGCACCTGTTGTTTGAACTGCCACGCTTGCTGCAAACTCGTCACGCACGCGTCGCATATTGAGTGGAGCTGTGCCGGGGTGTCTAGGGGTGGTGATATCTGAAatgaaagatttttttaaaaatagatttgTCAATGATGACGTGAGATGAGTAGGTGAGGCTATACATTCCAAAAGAATATGTTATTCTATGAGGTTTTCCATTGATTTTCACCTATTAGTgaaattgaatattttgtgtaaatgatTATGACAGCAGTCAGTCAGTTACTGCCAACTGCTACATCATCCAGTTATCTATCAAGCTATTTATGCCAATTTCAGCTAAATTTATATCCAGACATTTGTAACAAGTGtttactttttatgaatacaaaAGATGTAATGGTGCAATTATAGAGAGGCTGTTCTATAGACAGGTTGATCGGTCTTCGAACAATGAAAGAAGTGAGTAAATAAGAATAGAAATTAAGAgattacttacaaaaatatcgAAACACTCCTTCAACAAATGCGAATATATTTCCTCCTTGCCAAGGTGAGTGTACCGCATGGACAGGCTTTTGAAATCTCCTTTAGCGTGGCAGCAGCGGCACAAGCTACTGGTTTTAATGCACAACTCTGTCATTTTTTGGGAAATTTATTCAAGAATTACGAAATAGAAAAGCTGGAAAAAGAACACAAaaattaacaacaaaaaaataatcacaGATTACATAAAATGGAAAATCAAATCTTAAACTTTTTTTGACACAGAGTAGGAATATAAGCATGTTGCGGACCGTGTCGCCTCATTATCCATTTTCCATAGTTTTCCTATTTTGGCACTAGAATAAATGAAACACAGCGGAACAAGTGGGTTAATACCACGTTGATACCTaatcatatgaaaataaacaagCGACAACGGAGATCCAAAATGAGGTCTCGGTTTGAAGTGTGAAGTTATTATTTCgagaacaaacaaacaaacgatAGACACAGACAGAAAAAAGAAATGACAGTTACATATTGACATCTCATGTAATGTGTCACTGTCATGTGTCATTTAGTTTGTATTTTAGCAGCCGTTTACCGCCCTGCAATTACAATCGATTTTTCGATGATAATTCCTTCCCTGTTAAAGAAAATATGTGAAAATGCATGAAACTATAATAGGAAGCGTCCTCTCGGAGAAAATAGCCCATGACGTGCTCGTGAAATGGTTAAATGATGAAACTATTGAGGTTAGTTTAGTGTTTACTAAATATCGAATTTTCTCTAAAGTCCCATAACTAATAGTGTTATTGACGGTGTTTCAGGATTCCCCCGAAAATGAGGCACTATTGTGCTGCAACAGAAGTGaatttgttgtttactttttgtcGTTTTTACGACAACAAACTGACAGGTCAGTATTCTTGTAAACTCATAACAACAGGCTATTCAGCTAAAGtctttattacttataatatttatatactatTGTTAGCTTAAGATTAAAGAGTGGATGATTGTTAAAACCCTCATCAGACCATTAAGTTAACTTTCAGGTTTTTACACTTAAATATtgtgtattaaataaataaataatcttcaaatataaaaattgtttCGACAAATTATGGTCTTAGATGGGTTTTTACAATGTACTGACTTTTAGATTAATAACTGTAATGTTTGTAAATTATAAGAAATGTTGTTGAAATTTTTAGTGAGGCCTTtgttttagtatttaaaaaaaaaacagtatataattatattctgtacttttattactatttcagCATACTCCAAACAAGTAGCAATGCCTTAACCCTCATACAACACCAAGCAACACCAGAAAAAATACTCACCTCCAGACGTAAACACAAACGGTCCGTCAGTGAGCCGACTAGTGAAGTAGAGGCTGACAGAACTACCGATAGCCTGTCTGTGAAGACTGACAAACACCGAAGCCATGAGTCTCCAAACAGAGATCGTAAAGATCCAAAAAAGTCCAACCGTAGAGTTAAAACTAAGCTCTTCAACGAAAATGACAGAAGCAAGGAACACAACTCCTCATTCCTATCTTCTAAGACTGATTCGGACGAGTCCAGAATAAGTTCTGGTGTGGAACGTTTAGTTTTGTCCAGCACACCATTGAAGAATGGTGTGAAACCGACTGAATATCAGAATCTATCTTTGACTAGTCCAGTTACACCACAGTCTCGAAGTTTCGGTAATTTTGACCGATGTGACACTCCTAGGTCTAATCAAAAACACTCAAAATCGCAAGAAAAATCCAGCTTTGGTGATTTTCTAGTCACAGCTCAGGTTAAAAGTTCAAAGAAAAAACGGACAACACCGAAAAATATATCCAGTGAAGCTGAAGATACTAAAGTCAGTCTGGACCTCAGCAGTTCAGACATGTTTCCTGAAATTGGTGCGAGGAAAGCTAGCTCTTTACGTTCCGAGAAACGCAGGATTAAACCAACAAACATAGACACCTCTACTCCTCAGAAAAGTTTATCATTAAACTCTTTCAATTCAGAGTCTTTCCAACAGCCATCACCTTTGGCTTTGGAAGAAAACCTTGCGTTTAAATTCCAGAAATTACAACCCAAAGAACTAGCTAACAGCTTTGATGCagagagaaatattttaaagcagGAGCGCCATAAACTTATGGAGAAATTCAACATATTGAACTCTACGAGTAGCCCCAGCACTCCGCTGtcaccacaaattaaaataactaaaaaggATAACAACGAAAAGAATCAAAACTTTGTTAAAGCTGACTCTAACAAGATAATGTTTAAAGAAAAAGTAGACATACTTGTAGAGATCTAcgaaatacttattaaaaacaatCTTATACTGAGTGTTAGCAGCGAAATATACTTCTTAATATCAGTGTTACTCTCCCAACAGTATGAAGAAGACTATGCAAACATTGAATCTAAACTTTCTGAAGAAAATCTATCTGAAAATGTGCTGAAAACTATACACAACAGCACATATTTTGCTGTAAAATCTCTCTGGCACCAAAAATACATTCTAGAATTCATGTTGGATAAGAATTCCCTGAAAATTCTGGGTGAGAATAAGAAAGTGCGCAGTTTTTACCCAGATCTTGCTAAATTTTTGCTCAATTTGTATGGGATAAAGACTGAAATTGACAGTGCTAAGGAAGAGAAACCCGTAACAGCTTTGGAGAATCAGTATCCTAACGGAATTGTGTGCTTCAACTTTGAAACGGATAATGCGGATAACTTTCCTTCACTGCTGAGTTTCCAGAACTTCAAGAAACAACGGGATATGTTCTATGAGATTTTAAGGTATGTTACTGTGCactaattaaaatagttacttattattattactgagACTTCATATCACAAAATTTTTAAGCTAATGGACACAGGTCTTTTCCTAGAAAGGTGGAAACTTGTTAGACCAAATTTATCTTTAGTTTTTTcagattattatatttacttagttaagttttcctaaaaaaaacacaacttTATTGCTTATCAAGAGACCCTTTAACCCTAACTCTTATAAAAGGCCTTTATAAACCAGAaaaggtataatattttaaaggttaaaatataatatattccTTTATATCCACTTTATCAGTTATTACATTCCCTTTTTAACGAATTAATCCAACTAACTAACCACCAATTCCATTTCTCCCCTCCAGATGGTACACAGAAAACCCCTCCTCCCCCAAGTCTTCATTCCGCACCCGCGTGAAGACGCTCCTGTCTCTGGCGGTGGCGCCCGCCAACCACGCGCACCTGGCGCGGCTGTGGGCCAGCCACATGGCCGCCGAGTGCCGCCCGAGCAACACacaggtacttacctatgtacctacctacctaagtataagttccttatacagggtgttgcaaaaagggaagCCGAAAAGGGGCGTCTCAAGGGGTCATcttgaattatttaaatattctattcATTTTCcgattgtttctttatctacTGCAACTATATAGTGTGTtaaaaaaagggtatactaaggcAAAACCtaacattctgatttcatttccgggcttagatatatcaTGCTGCGCACTTAGGTTTCGACTTAATATAATAGATCTGTACAATTTTtgccacaccctgtatagttgcAGTAGATAAAGAAGCTATAGGAAAATGGCGGCCGGTGCACCATTGCGTCCCAAATAATGTCAatacttactatttttaaaataaataaagaatttcaATGTTGAATCTGGATAGTAATTTCATACATACAGTACATGAGCAAtcagagtcgtgagcacaagtttcgatccaacgttaacgttgcgtatcgtcaactgtcactgtcaaaatgtaaggcaaagttagttccaaaagtgacatttgtttttccatatgttaggtggaatttcatcaaacgctaaacgtatttagtagcctgtcataacgtctgtcagttagtacaaaatgtatttaaaattttatttaattttgtttagagtttggtaaaagtgacccttcgtgtagattcgaaaatagtatcgaatcctatgctcgaaTATAAGGTTTTACGTTTGAAAACCTACTTCCTTACAGTTGATACTATTGATGATTTTAATGCTTATTGTACTATTTATTTCAGGAGTCCAAACTATCCAAACTGCATCGCCGCCTCACAGGGCCGGCCACACACGAGTCGCGCCGCCTGCCGCGCTTCTCTAGCAAGGAAATGTTTTACAAGTAAGTAAACAGGGCTGATCAATACACTGTAAAATATAGAGGCAGTCATATATGACAGCCGTGaaacatgtaggtatagtAGCTCGTATTCTTTTCGCAAGTtaatcaatattataataacagaGCCTTCACAAATGTGTTTTCActacttacttttactttttttaaagcgCTTGAAAAGCCAAAAAAACTATTGTCATCCCTAGGGTTAATTACTTTCTTTCGTCTCTAATTGAGAATTATATatgtactttatttttatttttattattgttaaggaAACATACAGAGCAGATGGATGcattaaagttaaatacataagtagtactttttccaataaagtttccattaatatttaaagacattttagttttaaaaatccaCAATACACACTAAAAACTtaacacacacaaaaacatggTTACACAGAGCAATTATACTACAAAATTaacagaaaaattacaaaggtCACAGAGACTATGCAAAATTTAAGATACTACAAGGCTCAATATAATAATCCTTATAAACCTATTCACAAAAGGTAttcattaggtattttttaaatatacacatTTTAGTATGGAATGGATCAAGTTTGGagaagtttttattaaaagatgTACATGCACGTGATATAAAAGCATTATCAGCATACTTGGTTCGAGTTGAAGGTACATGGAATAACTTAGGCTTTCGACAAGTTACCCTAGGGcataaaataggtactttagaAAGCAAGTTTGGGGagtcaattttattattaagtaatactATAGTACTATAATTAATTCTATTTTGTTCTAGAGAGTTCATAATGTTCGCCGAGAACGAGTCGTTTCGCGTCCACGCGCGCGACACGCTCGCCTCAGAGATATGTGTCCTCAACGCCACCGCTCTGGGAAGCACTGAAGATAGAGGCAGTGGTGAGTGTACTGTACAGTTGAGGGCAGAAAAACTTGATTCCTGATCTGAGAAAGGTTTCAACTCAGCTTGTGCTGTAGATAATGAAGGCCAAACTGACCACacaatgaaaaaaacataattactttaatttttaaagttatattCCAAAAAGTGTAAATTGAAAATGCTTATCaagttaattataatattttgaacaGGTTCATAATATACACTTTTATaccttaaaaaaacttacatgtATAAAGCTATTTATTGATATCAAGTCTGAAGGCAGTAATTCTTATTTTAGAGCAGTAAAAATCCTAATTTATTGGTTGTGTTACGGAAACACAACCAATATACACATTTTTTActgcaaaatttatagtttg
The DNA window shown above is from Plutella xylostella chromosome 30, ilPluXylo3.1, whole genome shotgun sequence and carries:
- the LOC105385956 gene encoding zinc finger protein OZF; translation: MLDDEKPIRVEVFFERLPAQGETSAERENTCREREKTNENDGEDSLSDDEPLTTHQSSKPTKFSCDLCPKQFKYQTALESHKKKHTQGPTYKCYICENKFATSKILTRHIAKSHADGNTFPCTLCTDVFDAATVLKNHLNAHFKKTEFKCEICGKDFKRKHGLNEHMLVHTKVKKYSCEICNKSFGHSQTLKSHERTHTGERPYVCDICGRGYPQSAHLRRHIFIIHSGIKPHACTICKKKFSSKGYLSIHQRTHTGEKPFSCDVCKKPFAAQTTLRVHMRVHTGEKPYACAMCGRQFAQFASFKLHERSHTGEKPFACKICKKTFSDKGYLRIHMRTHTGEKPYTCDVCNRQFRESGQLKKHTQVHTGEKVTCKICNKQISRDLTKHMRVHSGERPYSCNMCDKQFAVSGNLRTHMRTHTGEKPYECELCHTQFSQSGTLKRHRCSRLDKVEDDNV